The Kitasatospora sp. NBC_00374 genome has a segment encoding these proteins:
- a CDS encoding ATP-binding protein: MASVGERLSSARARAFIGREEEVGRFDEALAGDPHAPFAFYLFGPGGIGKSALLRCLADRARAAGRPLLEVDGRFVGRDPADFERTAGPFLEVPGTVLFVDSFEHCQWLESWLWQRFLPRAADGALVVLAGRLAPQPQWTADPAWAGVLHVGELGPFSEEQARSLLAAAQLMPELRDRVLRFAGGNPLALSLAAAAGSTGWSREEIWSPSADVLRTLLAGLIGEVPTAAHRRALELVAQAHSTSEELLTAVLPEEDAHLLFDWLRDLPFMESTHRGLHPHDAARETLAADLRWRAPNAFVAMRQRLMEEYLRLLREAPEERVWTVTDELFYLFREVETLARLRTWSREDEVHDSPLRPDDLDVVLRMAEETEGPASADLVRYWAQRQPEAFSVYRLVSTGRTVAFTARLVLPAPADPQDLATDPVVAAAWEHTDATAPVSPGEHIGVSRFSVYPERYQVPSRVIDLSSSRAQAESARARGRAYGFAVYQDAEAWAARVKGTLGDTGARPRVGEHTYGVFAVDWRRVPVEDWLRLFISATEVPARPGPTGVSRTAFDQAVREALPYWRDPGAFATCALMRSRMVADSTDPAEELRALLRQAVDDLARDPRGVRARDALTAGYFSGAPTQEAAARRLGLPYGTYRRHLRQGLDQLCEALWQRELYGPHH, encoded by the coding sequence ATGGCGTCCGTGGGAGAGAGACTGAGCAGCGCGAGAGCGCGCGCCTTCATCGGCCGGGAGGAGGAAGTCGGCCGCTTCGATGAGGCCTTGGCCGGGGATCCGCACGCGCCGTTCGCGTTCTACCTGTTCGGGCCGGGCGGCATCGGGAAGTCGGCGCTGCTGCGGTGCCTGGCGGACCGGGCCCGCGCCGCGGGCCGGCCGCTCCTCGAAGTCGACGGCCGTTTCGTCGGCCGGGACCCGGCCGACTTCGAGCGCACGGCCGGCCCCTTCCTTGAAGTCCCCGGCACGGTCCTGTTCGTGGACTCCTTCGAGCACTGCCAGTGGCTGGAGAGCTGGCTGTGGCAGCGGTTCCTGCCCCGCGCCGCGGACGGCGCCCTGGTCGTCCTCGCCGGCCGGCTCGCGCCGCAGCCGCAGTGGACCGCCGATCCCGCCTGGGCCGGGGTCCTGCACGTCGGCGAACTGGGCCCGTTCTCCGAGGAGCAGGCCCGGAGCCTGCTGGCCGCGGCGCAGCTCATGCCCGAACTGCGGGACCGGGTACTGCGTTTCGCCGGAGGCAACCCGCTGGCCCTGTCCCTCGCCGCCGCCGCGGGATCGACGGGCTGGAGCAGGGAGGAGATCTGGTCGCCCTCGGCCGACGTCCTGCGGACCCTGTTGGCGGGGTTGATCGGTGAGGTCCCGACGGCGGCCCACCGCCGCGCCCTGGAGCTGGTGGCGCAGGCCCACTCGACGTCCGAGGAACTGCTCACCGCGGTGCTGCCCGAGGAGGACGCCCACCTGCTCTTCGACTGGCTGAGGGACCTGCCCTTCATGGAGTCCACGCACCGGGGGCTCCACCCGCACGACGCCGCCCGCGAGACACTGGCCGCCGACCTGCGCTGGCGGGCCCCCAACGCCTTCGTGGCGATGCGTCAGCGTCTGATGGAGGAGTACCTGCGCCTGCTGCGCGAGGCACCCGAGGAGCGGGTCTGGACCGTCACCGACGAGCTCTTCTACCTCTTCCGGGAGGTGGAGACCCTGGCCCGCCTGCGCACCTGGTCCCGCGAGGACGAGGTGCACGACAGCCCCCTGCGCCCGGACGACCTCGACGTCGTGCTGCGGATGGCCGAGGAGACCGAGGGCCCCGCCTCCGCGGACCTGGTCCGCTACTGGGCGCAGCGCCAGCCGGAGGCGTTCAGCGTCTACCGCCTCGTGAGCACGGGCCGGACGGTGGCGTTCACGGCCCGACTCGTCCTGCCGGCCCCCGCCGACCCGCAGGACCTGGCCACCGATCCCGTCGTCGCGGCAGCCTGGGAGCACACCGATGCCACCGCACCGGTGAGCCCCGGCGAGCACATCGGCGTCAGCCGCTTCTCGGTCTACCCCGAGCGGTACCAGGTCCCCTCGCGCGTCATCGACCTGAGCAGTTCCCGGGCCCAGGCGGAGTCCGCCCGCGCCCGCGGTCGCGCGTACGGCTTCGCCGTCTACCAGGACGCCGAAGCCTGGGCCGCGCGCGTCAAGGGCACCCTCGGTGACACCGGCGCGCGACCCCGGGTCGGTGAGCACACCTACGGGGTGTTCGCCGTCGACTGGCGCAGGGTGCCCGTGGAGGACTGGCTCCGCCTCTTCATATCGGCCACCGAGGTACCTGCCCGGCCGGGGCCCACGGGCGTCTCGCGCACCGCGTTCGACCAGGCCGTGCGCGAAGCCCTGCCGTACTGGCGCGACCCCGGGGCCTTCGCCACCTGTGCCCTGATGCGCTCCCGCATGGTGGCCGACTCCACCGACCCCGCCGAGGAGCTGCGCGCCCTGCTGCGCCAGGCCGTCGACGACCTCGCCCGTGACCCGCGCGGAGTGCGGGCCCGGGACGCCCTGACGGCGGGCTACTTCTCCGGTGCGCCCACCCAGGAGGCGGCCGCCCGCCGCCTCGGCCTTCCGTACGGCACCTACCGGCGTCACCTGCGCCAGGGCCTGGACCAGCTGTGCGAGGCCCTGTGGCAGCGGGAGCTGTACGGCCCCCACCACTAA
- a CDS encoding MFS transporter produces the protein MNLRRTQPDPAPRTPRPGAALAALAAAQFTVMLATSIVNVALPQIRAGVGLSDGGTTWVVNAYGLAFGALLLAGGRAADLLGRRRVLIAGLALFAAASVAAGLAASSGVLIAARAAQGLGAAAIAPAALALAMEQFPSGAGRGRALGVWGAVSGAGGAGGVLLGGVLTQAWGWPWIFHAVALGAALVLAAVAALVPRAAGRRAGRFDLLGTATVTLALTCLVWGLTTARGAGWTDTRVLGALLGAAVLLAAFAVIERRRPNALIPPRLFGTGRVAAGNLLMALLGSVWIALFFFLPLYQQQVLGSSPLATGAGQLPLAGANMLGAALAPRIARRLGGTATVTAALLTEAAGLVWLSRISADGSYLADILGPSVLIGLGLSVAFVQLTALSVDGVPPQDAGLAGGLVNTTRQVGGAIGLAALATLAGSVTAHASTHQPRLEALTAGYRAAFTVSAVVLAATALLALALTRRTRQALPQSPAAAATPPLRGRAADCAPTT, from the coding sequence ATGAACCTCCGACGCACACAGCCGGACCCGGCGCCCCGCACCCCCCGGCCGGGGGCCGCGCTCGCGGCGCTCGCCGCAGCCCAGTTCACCGTCATGCTCGCCACCTCGATCGTGAACGTGGCGCTGCCGCAGATCCGCGCCGGGGTGGGCCTGTCGGACGGCGGCACCACCTGGGTGGTCAACGCCTACGGCCTGGCGTTCGGCGCGCTGCTCCTGGCCGGCGGGCGGGCGGCCGACCTGCTCGGCCGCCGCCGGGTGCTGATCGCCGGCCTCGCACTGTTCGCGGCGGCCTCGGTGGCGGCGGGACTGGCCGCCTCCTCGGGAGTGCTGATCGCCGCCCGCGCCGCCCAGGGACTCGGCGCCGCCGCCATCGCCCCGGCCGCGCTCGCCCTGGCGATGGAACAGTTCCCGTCCGGTGCCGGGCGGGGCAGGGCACTGGGGGTGTGGGGCGCGGTCTCCGGCGCGGGCGGGGCGGGCGGCGTCCTGCTGGGCGGTGTGCTCACCCAGGCGTGGGGCTGGCCCTGGATCTTCCACGCCGTCGCGCTCGGGGCGGCGCTGGTCCTGGCCGCCGTGGCGGCCCTCGTGCCGCGGGCGGCCGGCCGCCGGGCCGGGCGGTTCGACCTGCTGGGCACCGCCACCGTCACCCTCGCCCTGACCTGCCTGGTCTGGGGGCTGACCACCGCGCGCGGCGCCGGCTGGACGGACACCCGGGTGCTCGGCGCCCTGCTCGGCGCCGCCGTCCTGCTCGCGGCCTTCGCCGTGATCGAGCGTCGCCGGCCGAACGCGCTGATACCGCCGCGGCTGTTCGGCACCGGCCGGGTCGCCGCGGGCAACCTGCTGATGGCGCTGCTGGGGTCCGTCTGGATCGCCCTGTTCTTCTTCCTGCCGCTCTACCAGCAACAGGTCCTCGGCTCCAGCCCGCTGGCCACCGGAGCGGGTCAACTCCCGCTGGCCGGAGCCAATATGCTCGGCGCCGCCCTGGCGCCCCGCATCGCCCGGCGCCTCGGCGGCACCGCGACGGTGACCGCGGCCCTGCTCACCGAGGCTGCGGGACTGGTGTGGCTGTCCCGGATCAGCGCCGACGGGAGCTACCTCGCCGACATCCTCGGCCCGAGCGTCCTGATCGGCCTCGGCCTGAGCGTCGCCTTCGTCCAGCTCACCGCACTCTCCGTGGACGGCGTCCCGCCGCAGGACGCGGGCCTGGCCGGCGGACTGGTGAACACCACCCGCCAGGTCGGCGGTGCGATCGGCCTCGCCGCCCTGGCCACCCTGGCCGGCTCCGTCACCGCCCACGCCTCCACCCACCAGCCCCGGCTGGAGGCCCTCACCGCCGGCTACCGGGCGGCCTTCACGGTCTCGGCCGTGGTCCTGGCCGCCACCGCACTCCTGGCCCTCGCGCTCACCCGCCGGACCCGCCAGGCCCTCCCGCAGAGCCCGGCCGCTGCCGCGACCCCGCCCCTGCGGGGCCGGGCGGCCGACTGCGCACCCACCACCTGA